The following coding sequences are from one Passer domesticus isolate bPasDom1 chromosome 11, bPasDom1.hap1, whole genome shotgun sequence window:
- the LOC135278900 gene encoding phospholipid scramblase family member 5-like isoform X4: MASQESQGQTKLIFKDYLPGSSDIPQQNMPVEPTSLWKQTSHTHNLPPGLEYLNQLDQIIIHQQVDLLEAILGTETCSKYEIKNPLGQRVYFAVEENGCFDRRLCSPIRAFTIRIADNAGREVIRVIRPLRCSSCCFPCFLQQLEVQSPPGTVAGYVVQNWDPFLPKFTIQNESKEDVLKIVGPYATCGCFEDVDFEVKALNEMTTIGKISKYWSGFVNNVFTNTANFGIQVPVDLDVRIKAVMIGACFLIDLMFFENSLDGL, from the exons aatCTCAGGGACAAACCAAATTAATCTTTAAGGATTATCTCCCTGGTTCTTCTGACATTCCTCAACAGAATATGCCTGTTGAACCAACAAGTCTCTGGAAGCAAACATCACACACTCATAATTTGCCACCTGGTCTGGAGTACCTGAACCAG ctgGACCAGATAATTATCCATCAGCAAGTGGATCTTCTGGAAG CCATACTTGGCACAGAGACCTGCAGCAAATACGAGATAAAAAACCCCTTGGGACAGAGAGTTTACTTTGCAGTGGAAGAGAACGGCTGCTTTGACCGCAGGCTGTGCTCGCCCATCAGGGCCTTCACCATCAGGATTGCGGACAACGCGGGCCGCGAGGTGATCCGGGTCATCAGACCCCTGaggtgcagcagctgctgcttcccctgcttcctgcagcag CTAGAAGTTCAGTCCCCACCAGGCACAGTAGCTGGGTACGTTGTACAGAACTGGGACCCTTTTCTGCCAAAGTTTACTATACAGAATGAAAGCAAAGAAGATGTTCTAAAAATAGTTGGCCCATATGCaacctgtggctgttttgaagATGTTGACTTTGAG GTAAAAGCTCTCAATGAGATGACAACAATCGGCAAAATTTCCAAGTATTGGTCTGGATTTGTCAACAACGTCTTCACCAACACCGCCAACTTTGGGATCCAGGTCCCTGTAGATCTTGACGTGAGGATCAAGGCAGTCATGATTGGTGCTTGCTTCCTCATT GACTTAATGTTCTTTGAAAACTCTTTGGATGGATTATAA
- the LOC135278900 gene encoding phospholipid scramblase family member 5-like isoform X1, giving the protein MISTATWAPKAGICAESQGQTKLIFKDYLPGSSDIPQQNMPVEPTSLWKQTSHTHNLPPGLEYLNQQLDQIIIHQQVDLLEAILGTETCSKYEIKNPLGQRVYFAVEENGCFDRRLCSPIRAFTIRIADNAGREVIRVIRPLRCSSCCFPCFLQQLEVQSPPGTVAGYVVQNWDPFLPKFTIQNESKEDVLKIVGPYATCGCFEDVDFEVKALNEMTTIGKISKYWSGFVNNVFTNTANFGIQVPVDLDVRIKAVMIGACFLIDLMFFENSLDGL; this is encoded by the exons aatCTCAGGGACAAACCAAATTAATCTTTAAGGATTATCTCCCTGGTTCTTCTGACATTCCTCAACAGAATATGCCTGTTGAACCAACAAGTCTCTGGAAGCAAACATCACACACTCATAATTTGCCACCTGGTCTGGAGTACCTGAACCAG cagctgGACCAGATAATTATCCATCAGCAAGTGGATCTTCTGGAAG CCATACTTGGCACAGAGACCTGCAGCAAATACGAGATAAAAAACCCCTTGGGACAGAGAGTTTACTTTGCAGTGGAAGAGAACGGCTGCTTTGACCGCAGGCTGTGCTCGCCCATCAGGGCCTTCACCATCAGGATTGCGGACAACGCGGGCCGCGAGGTGATCCGGGTCATCAGACCCCTGaggtgcagcagctgctgcttcccctgcttcctgcagcag CTAGAAGTTCAGTCCCCACCAGGCACAGTAGCTGGGTACGTTGTACAGAACTGGGACCCTTTTCTGCCAAAGTTTACTATACAGAATGAAAGCAAAGAAGATGTTCTAAAAATAGTTGGCCCATATGCaacctgtggctgttttgaagATGTTGACTTTGAG GTAAAAGCTCTCAATGAGATGACAACAATCGGCAAAATTTCCAAGTATTGGTCTGGATTTGTCAACAACGTCTTCACCAACACCGCCAACTTTGGGATCCAGGTCCCTGTAGATCTTGACGTGAGGATCAAGGCAGTCATGATTGGTGCTTGCTTCCTCATT GACTTAATGTTCTTTGAAAACTCTTTGGATGGATTATAA
- the LOC135278900 gene encoding phospholipid scramblase family member 5-like isoform X2 — protein sequence MISTATWAPKAGICAESQGQTKLIFKDYLPGSSDIPQQNMPVEPTSLWKQTSHTHNLPPGLEYLNQLDQIIIHQQVDLLEAILGTETCSKYEIKNPLGQRVYFAVEENGCFDRRLCSPIRAFTIRIADNAGREVIRVIRPLRCSSCCFPCFLQQLEVQSPPGTVAGYVVQNWDPFLPKFTIQNESKEDVLKIVGPYATCGCFEDVDFEVKALNEMTTIGKISKYWSGFVNNVFTNTANFGIQVPVDLDVRIKAVMIGACFLIDLMFFENSLDGL from the exons aatCTCAGGGACAAACCAAATTAATCTTTAAGGATTATCTCCCTGGTTCTTCTGACATTCCTCAACAGAATATGCCTGTTGAACCAACAAGTCTCTGGAAGCAAACATCACACACTCATAATTTGCCACCTGGTCTGGAGTACCTGAACCAG ctgGACCAGATAATTATCCATCAGCAAGTGGATCTTCTGGAAG CCATACTTGGCACAGAGACCTGCAGCAAATACGAGATAAAAAACCCCTTGGGACAGAGAGTTTACTTTGCAGTGGAAGAGAACGGCTGCTTTGACCGCAGGCTGTGCTCGCCCATCAGGGCCTTCACCATCAGGATTGCGGACAACGCGGGCCGCGAGGTGATCCGGGTCATCAGACCCCTGaggtgcagcagctgctgcttcccctgcttcctgcagcag CTAGAAGTTCAGTCCCCACCAGGCACAGTAGCTGGGTACGTTGTACAGAACTGGGACCCTTTTCTGCCAAAGTTTACTATACAGAATGAAAGCAAAGAAGATGTTCTAAAAATAGTTGGCCCATATGCaacctgtggctgttttgaagATGTTGACTTTGAG GTAAAAGCTCTCAATGAGATGACAACAATCGGCAAAATTTCCAAGTATTGGTCTGGATTTGTCAACAACGTCTTCACCAACACCGCCAACTTTGGGATCCAGGTCCCTGTAGATCTTGACGTGAGGATCAAGGCAGTCATGATTGGTGCTTGCTTCCTCATT GACTTAATGTTCTTTGAAAACTCTTTGGATGGATTATAA
- the LOC135278900 gene encoding phospholipid scramblase family member 5-like isoform X3 — MASQESQGQTKLIFKDYLPGSSDIPQQNMPVEPTSLWKQTSHTHNLPPGLEYLNQQLDQIIIHQQVDLLEAILGTETCSKYEIKNPLGQRVYFAVEENGCFDRRLCSPIRAFTIRIADNAGREVIRVIRPLRCSSCCFPCFLQQLEVQSPPGTVAGYVVQNWDPFLPKFTIQNESKEDVLKIVGPYATCGCFEDVDFEVKALNEMTTIGKISKYWSGFVNNVFTNTANFGIQVPVDLDVRIKAVMIGACFLIDLMFFENSLDGL; from the exons aatCTCAGGGACAAACCAAATTAATCTTTAAGGATTATCTCCCTGGTTCTTCTGACATTCCTCAACAGAATATGCCTGTTGAACCAACAAGTCTCTGGAAGCAAACATCACACACTCATAATTTGCCACCTGGTCTGGAGTACCTGAACCAG cagctgGACCAGATAATTATCCATCAGCAAGTGGATCTTCTGGAAG CCATACTTGGCACAGAGACCTGCAGCAAATACGAGATAAAAAACCCCTTGGGACAGAGAGTTTACTTTGCAGTGGAAGAGAACGGCTGCTTTGACCGCAGGCTGTGCTCGCCCATCAGGGCCTTCACCATCAGGATTGCGGACAACGCGGGCCGCGAGGTGATCCGGGTCATCAGACCCCTGaggtgcagcagctgctgcttcccctgcttcctgcagcag CTAGAAGTTCAGTCCCCACCAGGCACAGTAGCTGGGTACGTTGTACAGAACTGGGACCCTTTTCTGCCAAAGTTTACTATACAGAATGAAAGCAAAGAAGATGTTCTAAAAATAGTTGGCCCATATGCaacctgtggctgttttgaagATGTTGACTTTGAG GTAAAAGCTCTCAATGAGATGACAACAATCGGCAAAATTTCCAAGTATTGGTCTGGATTTGTCAACAACGTCTTCACCAACACCGCCAACTTTGGGATCCAGGTCCCTGTAGATCTTGACGTGAGGATCAAGGCAGTCATGATTGGTGCTTGCTTCCTCATT GACTTAATGTTCTTTGAAAACTCTTTGGATGGATTATAA